Proteins encoded within one genomic window of Esox lucius isolate fEsoLuc1 chromosome 12, fEsoLuc1.pri, whole genome shotgun sequence:
- the htr6 gene encoding 5-hydroxytryptamine receptor 6, which produces MGDSALPGLEAAGVETVHHFGSSNGSLSKSSAWGISGSGPWLLACMLTLIILMTACGNTLLIALVFARRSLRNTSNCFLVSLFLSDLMVALVVMPPAMLNVLCGAWVLRPGFCPVWLCFDVMCCSASILNLCVISLDRYLLIISPLLYKQRMTHPRALLLVGGAWGLAALTSFLPIKMNWHSLGHGRGHSPLPFQCRLRVTLPFALVASALTFFLPSCAICFTYCRILLVARRQARRVAALSHPPHPHHSPGQPSHPPSPGGGATGQRRLAHRQGRRAAKASLTLGVLLGLFFSAWLPFFITNMAQAICDCVSPALFDAITWLGYCNSTMNPIIYPLFMRDFKRALGQLLPCCPTHSPRRPSPALSLSLRNSGEPNLASEPPSLASDPPQPLATATDAVNLFDAEHAGIELPLLLPNQVDTLD; this is translated from the exons ATGGGTGACTCCGCCTTACCTGGCTTAGAGGCAGCAGGTGTGGAGACTGTTCACCATTTTGGAAGCTCCAACGGCAGCTTGTCCAAGAGCAGTGCTTGGGGAATCAGTGGCAGTGGTCCGTGGCTTTTGGCGTGCATGCTGACCCTCATCATCCTGATGACGGCTTGTGGCAACACATTGCTGATCGCTCTGGTGTTCGCCCGGCGCTCCTTACGCAACACCTCGAACTGTTTCCTagtatctctctttctgtcagacCTGATGGTGGCGCTGGTGGTGATGCCGCCGGCAATGCTGAATGTGCTATGCGGGGCCTGGGTGCTGCGGCCGGGCTTCTGCCCCGTCTGGCTCTGCTTCGACGTCATGTGCTGCAGTGCCTCCATTCTCAACCTGTGTGTGATCAGCCTGGACCGCTACCTCCTCAttatctcccctctcctctacaAGCAGAGGATGACCCACCCCCGGGCCCTACTTCTGGTGGGAGGGGCCTGGGGACTGGCCGCTCTCACCTCCTTCTTACCCATCAAGATGAACTGGCACAGCTTGGGCCACGGGAGAGGCCATTCCCCACTGC CCTTCCAGTGTCGTCTGCGGGTGACCTTGCCTTTTGCCCTGGTGGCATCTGCCCTCACCTTCTTCCTGCCATCTTGTGCCATTTGCTTCACTTACTGTCGAATTCTTCTAGTGGCGCGGAGACAAGCAAGGCGCGTGGCAGCGCTAAGTCACCCTCCACACCCACACCATTCACCCGGGCAGCCttctcaccctccctcaccAGGTGGGGGCGCCACAGGACAA CGGCGACTGGCCCACAGGCAGGGCCGGAGGGCAGCAAAGGCGAGTCTGACTTTGGGAGTCCTGCTAGGTCTCTTCTTCAGTGCTTGGCTACCCTTTTTCATCACCAACATGGCCCAG gCAATATGCGATTGCGTTTCCCCGGCGCTCTTTGATGCCATCACCTGGCTGGGCTACTGTAACAGCACCATGAACCCTATCATCTACCCGCTGTTCATGCGTGATTTCAAACGGGCCCTGGGGCAACTGCTGCCCTGCTGCCCTACCCATTCACCACGCAGACCCTCACCGgcactatccctctctctccgcaATTCCGGGGAGCCCAACCTGGCCTCAGAACCCCCCTCTCTGGCGTCTGACCCCCCACAGCCCCTCGCCACCGCCACAGACGCAGTCAACCTGTTTGATGCAGAACATGCTGGAATTGAGTTGCCCCTTCTGCTGCCCAATCAGGTAGACACGCTGGACTGA
- the tmco4 gene encoding transmembrane and coiled-coil domain-containing protein 4 isoform X1 — MEDERTKHKFSTVLTDPQGEKPHQDGPNESINVVLIGKQLTETGRFAYAGLCGVSLGQLFPGLENRCFREQYLEGLVHWLGLDESVMPVMRAFLAGLGFEGSDTFLSILQAEPLLSTGAAPITQDLVTFSVKDGLYDSRSRVLIRHICSLLRVSPQQLEEFEATLGERLREGEVETEEDLSRRQTRERGRKLRRYLLIGLATVGGGAVIGVTGGLAAPLVAAGASAILGAGGAAALGSATGIAIMASLFGAAGAGLTGYKMNKRVGAIEEFEFLPLSSGKHLHLTVAVTGWLCTGKYSSFQAPWCSLGACGEQYCLVWESRFLRDLGSTMAALLDGLVSMVAQEALKYTVLSGIVTALTWPASLLAVASIIDNPWSVCLSRSAEVGKHLAHVLRTRQQGKRPVSLIGFSLGARVIYFCLQELANDQGCEGVVEDVVLLGAPVDGNAQAWERMSKVVAGKIVNGYCRGDWLLGYVYRGSSAQLSVAGLQPISLNDHRIFNVDLSSVVKGHLDYMRQMDTILVAVGVPTREVPGAGGGPLQPLTMTEEKLDLNIGQSTHGEAAKDQNLDSPSSGADETFEDVGEVGRKGEQTKEEENMGDGWDIPDISDLLDSLNETDVDSFDNSVHCNPQQSSERNSTHKKNSTASHLEFEAWGKEEEDWDEGVEGTESHTKHTSWSWRDKGWPPDYKQMKTRDQEVAHRWLQDKLPHCSSSSSFQLESPSTSKLDVKNVSLPSKPSQVPEHSAKASVDTNGNFQRK; from the exons ATGGAGGACGAAAGAACCAAACACAAATTTTCTACAGTGTTGACAG ATCCACAGGGGGAGAAGCCTCATCAAGATGGGCCAAATGAATCTATCAATGTAGTGTTGATTGGCAAGCAATTGACTGAAACAGGACGCTTCGCTTATGCTGGGCTCTGTGGAGTGTCCTTGGGCCAGTTGTTCCCTGGACTAGAGAACAG GTGTTTCCGGGAGCAGTACCTGGAAGGCCTAGTCCATTGGCTGGGACTGGATGAGTCTGTCATGCCTGTCATGAGGGCCTTTCTGGCTGGCCTGGGATTTGAAGGCAGTGACACTTTCCTCTCCATCCTCCAGGCTGAGCCACTACTGTCTACAGGGGCCGCTCCCATTACTCAG GACCTTGTGACTTTCTCTGTAAAAGATG GGCTATACGATTCCAGATCACGAGTCCTAATACGCCATATCTGCAGTCTACTGCGAGTATCCCCTCAGCAACTGGAGGAGTTTGAGGCAACGCTGGGAGAAcgactgagagagggagaggtggagaccGA AGAGGACTTATCTCGGCGACAGACGAGGGAGAGAGGACGCAAATTACGACGCTACCTCCTTATTGGCCTGGCCACTGTTGGCGGAGGAGCTGTCATTG GTGTGACTGGTGGGTTGGCGGCCCCATTAGTGGCAGCAGGGGCATCGGCCATTCTAGGGGCAGGAGGGGCAGCTGCTTTGGGCTCAGCCACTGGCATCGCCATCATGGCCTCCCTGTTTGGAGCAGCAGGGGCTGGCTTAACTG GTTATAAGATGAATAAGCGGGTGGGCGCGATAGAGGAGTTTGAGTTCCTGCCACTGAGCTCTGGAAAGCACCTTCATTTGACTGTGGCTGTGACCGGCTGGCTGTGCACTGGAAAATACA GTTCATTCCAGGCTCCTTGGTGCAGTTTGGGTGCATGTGGGGAGCAGTATTGTTTGGTGTGGGAGTCTCGTTTCCTCAGGGACCTTGGCTCAACCATGGCTGCTCTTCTTGATGGCCTGGTCAGCATGGTGGCCCAGGAAGCCCTTAAGTACACCGTGCTATCTG GTATTGTAACTGCACTGACATGGCCTGCCTCTCTGCTTGCGGTGGCCAGCATTATAGACAATCCCTGGTCAGTGTGTCTCAGTCGCTCAGCTGAGGTTGGAAAACACCTAGCCCATGTGTTGAGGACTAGGCAGCAG GGGAAGCGTCCGGTCAGTCTCATTGGCTTCAGTCTTGGAGCGAGGGTTATCTACTTCTGCCTTCAAGAACTAGCCAATGACCAAG GTTGTGAGGGTGTGGTGGAGGATGTTGTCCTTTTGGGTGCCCCAGTAGATGGCAATGCCCAAGCCTGGGAGAGAATGTCCAAGGTGGTGGCGGGGAAGATAGTGAATGGATACTGCAG AGGGGACTGGCTACTAGGATATGTTTACAGGGGTTCATCGGCACAGCTCTCTGTCGCAGGGCTTCAGCCAATAAGCTTGAATGATCACCGCATATTCAACGTGGATTTATCTTCTGTG GTGAAAGGTCACTTGGACTACATGCGTCAGATGGACACCATCCTTGTTGCAGTGGGCGTGCCCACCAGAGAAGTTCCAGGAGCTGGGGGTGGACCTCTTCAACCACTCACTATGACCGAGGAAAAACTGGACTTAAACATAGGCCAATCAacacatggagaagctgcaaaAGATCAAAACCTGGACAGTCCTTCATCGGGAGCAGATGAGACTTTCGAGGATGTGGGTGAAGTAGGAAGAAAGGGAGAGCAGACAAAGGAAGAGGAGAATATGGGAGATGGTTGGGATATCCCAGACATATCAGACCTGCTGGACTCTCTAAATGAGACAGATGTTGATTCATTTGACAACAGTGTTCATTGTAACCCGCAACAGAGTTCAGAGCGGAATTCCACCCATAAGAAAAACAGTACAGCTTCCCATCTTGAGTTTGAGGCATGgggaaaagaggaagaggattgGGACGAGGGAGTGGAGGGAACGGAGtctcacacaaaacacacatcttGGAGTTGGAGGGACAAAGGCTGGCCTCCTGATTACAAACAAATGAAGACACGGGACCAAGAAGTTGCACATAGGTGGTTACAGGACAAACTGCCTCACTGCAGTTCATCTTCCTCTTTTCAACTTGAATCACCATCGACATCAAAGTTAGATGTGAAAAATGTTTCTTTACCTTCTAAACCTAGTCAGGTGCCAGAACACTCAGCTAAGGCATCAGTGGACACAAATGGCAACTTTCAGAGAAAATAG
- the tmco4 gene encoding transmembrane and coiled-coil domain-containing protein 4 isoform X2: MPVMRAFLAGLGFEGSDTFLSILQAEPLLSTGAAPITQDLVTFSVKDGLYDSRSRVLIRHICSLLRVSPQQLEEFEATLGERLREGEVETEEDLSRRQTRERGRKLRRYLLIGLATVGGGAVIGVTGGLAAPLVAAGASAILGAGGAAALGSATGIAIMASLFGAAGAGLTGYKMNKRVGAIEEFEFLPLSSGKHLHLTVAVTGWLCTGKYSSFQAPWCSLGACGEQYCLVWESRFLRDLGSTMAALLDGLVSMVAQEALKYTVLSGIVTALTWPASLLAVASIIDNPWSVCLSRSAEVGKHLAHVLRTRQQGKRPVSLIGFSLGARVIYFCLQELANDQGCEGVVEDVVLLGAPVDGNAQAWERMSKVVAGKIVNGYCRGDWLLGYVYRGSSAQLSVAGLQPISLNDHRIFNVDLSSVVKGHLDYMRQMDTILVAVGVPTREVPGAGGGPLQPLTMTEEKLDLNIGQSTHGEAAKDQNLDSPSSGADETFEDVGEVGRKGEQTKEEENMGDGWDIPDISDLLDSLNETDVDSFDNSVHCNPQQSSERNSTHKKNSTASHLEFEAWGKEEEDWDEGVEGTESHTKHTSWSWRDKGWPPDYKQMKTRDQEVAHRWLQDKLPHCSSSSSFQLESPSTSKLDVKNVSLPSKPSQVPEHSAKASVDTNGNFQRK; the protein is encoded by the exons ATGCCTGTCATGAGGGCCTTTCTGGCTGGCCTGGGATTTGAAGGCAGTGACACTTTCCTCTCCATCCTCCAGGCTGAGCCACTACTGTCTACAGGGGCCGCTCCCATTACTCAG GACCTTGTGACTTTCTCTGTAAAAGATG GGCTATACGATTCCAGATCACGAGTCCTAATACGCCATATCTGCAGTCTACTGCGAGTATCCCCTCAGCAACTGGAGGAGTTTGAGGCAACGCTGGGAGAAcgactgagagagggagaggtggagaccGA AGAGGACTTATCTCGGCGACAGACGAGGGAGAGAGGACGCAAATTACGACGCTACCTCCTTATTGGCCTGGCCACTGTTGGCGGAGGAGCTGTCATTG GTGTGACTGGTGGGTTGGCGGCCCCATTAGTGGCAGCAGGGGCATCGGCCATTCTAGGGGCAGGAGGGGCAGCTGCTTTGGGCTCAGCCACTGGCATCGCCATCATGGCCTCCCTGTTTGGAGCAGCAGGGGCTGGCTTAACTG GTTATAAGATGAATAAGCGGGTGGGCGCGATAGAGGAGTTTGAGTTCCTGCCACTGAGCTCTGGAAAGCACCTTCATTTGACTGTGGCTGTGACCGGCTGGCTGTGCACTGGAAAATACA GTTCATTCCAGGCTCCTTGGTGCAGTTTGGGTGCATGTGGGGAGCAGTATTGTTTGGTGTGGGAGTCTCGTTTCCTCAGGGACCTTGGCTCAACCATGGCTGCTCTTCTTGATGGCCTGGTCAGCATGGTGGCCCAGGAAGCCCTTAAGTACACCGTGCTATCTG GTATTGTAACTGCACTGACATGGCCTGCCTCTCTGCTTGCGGTGGCCAGCATTATAGACAATCCCTGGTCAGTGTGTCTCAGTCGCTCAGCTGAGGTTGGAAAACACCTAGCCCATGTGTTGAGGACTAGGCAGCAG GGGAAGCGTCCGGTCAGTCTCATTGGCTTCAGTCTTGGAGCGAGGGTTATCTACTTCTGCCTTCAAGAACTAGCCAATGACCAAG GTTGTGAGGGTGTGGTGGAGGATGTTGTCCTTTTGGGTGCCCCAGTAGATGGCAATGCCCAAGCCTGGGAGAGAATGTCCAAGGTGGTGGCGGGGAAGATAGTGAATGGATACTGCAG AGGGGACTGGCTACTAGGATATGTTTACAGGGGTTCATCGGCACAGCTCTCTGTCGCAGGGCTTCAGCCAATAAGCTTGAATGATCACCGCATATTCAACGTGGATTTATCTTCTGTG GTGAAAGGTCACTTGGACTACATGCGTCAGATGGACACCATCCTTGTTGCAGTGGGCGTGCCCACCAGAGAAGTTCCAGGAGCTGGGGGTGGACCTCTTCAACCACTCACTATGACCGAGGAAAAACTGGACTTAAACATAGGCCAATCAacacatggagaagctgcaaaAGATCAAAACCTGGACAGTCCTTCATCGGGAGCAGATGAGACTTTCGAGGATGTGGGTGAAGTAGGAAGAAAGGGAGAGCAGACAAAGGAAGAGGAGAATATGGGAGATGGTTGGGATATCCCAGACATATCAGACCTGCTGGACTCTCTAAATGAGACAGATGTTGATTCATTTGACAACAGTGTTCATTGTAACCCGCAACAGAGTTCAGAGCGGAATTCCACCCATAAGAAAAACAGTACAGCTTCCCATCTTGAGTTTGAGGCATGgggaaaagaggaagaggattgGGACGAGGGAGTGGAGGGAACGGAGtctcacacaaaacacacatcttGGAGTTGGAGGGACAAAGGCTGGCCTCCTGATTACAAACAAATGAAGACACGGGACCAAGAAGTTGCACATAGGTGGTTACAGGACAAACTGCCTCACTGCAGTTCATCTTCCTCTTTTCAACTTGAATCACCATCGACATCAAAGTTAGATGTGAAAAATGTTTCTTTACCTTCTAAACCTAGTCAGGTGCCAGAACACTCAGCTAAGGCATCAGTGGACACAAATGGCAACTTTCAGAGAAAATAG